From the Paucidesulfovibrio longus DSM 6739 genome, the window GGAAAATGGACATGCCGATGGCCGAGATGAGCGGAGAAAGCCGGGGCGCGTTGCGCAGCGGCTTGTAGGCTATCTTTTCGACCGTGTACCCGTAGGCCGCGGACCAGACCACGGCGCAGGCCAATGCCACGAAGAGTATGCCCAGCACCGGGAAGCCGAGGGAACCGAGCACCCCCGCCACGATCAGGCCGGTGAAGGCGCCGATCATGTAGATCTCCCCATGGGCAAAGTTGATGAGCTCAATGATGCCGTAGACCATTGTGTAGCCTAGGGCGACGAGCGCATAGATGCTGCCCCTGGTCAGGCCGCCGAAAAAGAGTTCCAGAAAGTAGTCCATGTTACCAACCCGCTTGAAATAACAATGCCAGGGGACGGGCCTTGGCCCGCCCCCTGGGATCAATCGAGGCGGCCCTGCCGCCTCGTCCCTATCCTTACTTCAGCTCGACGTACTTGCCGTTCTGAACCTGGTACATGGAGAAGCCGACGCCTTCGGCATCACCCTTGGCGTCGAACTTGATCTTGCCGACCGGGGTTTCGACGTACTCGGTGTGCAGCGCGTTGACGATGGCGTCGTAGTCGGTGGAACCGGCCTTCTCGATGGCGTTCAGCAGCGCCAGAGCGGCGGAGTAAGCCTCGTAGTAGAAGGCGCCCGGCTCGGTGCCGTACTTGGCCTTGTGCGCGTCGAGGGCCACCTGATACAGCGGGTTGGCGGAGATGTCCATAGGACCGGAAGCGTAGACGCCCTCGGCGTAGTCGCCGGCGACCTTGATGAAGGTGTCGTCCTTCACGCCGTCATCGGAGATGAACGGAATGGTCAGATCCTTCTTGCGCATCTGGGAGACGATCTTGGAGGCTTCCGGATGGTAGCCGCCGAAGATGACGCCGTCGGCGCCGGAGTTCTTGATCTTCTGCACGACGGCGGAGTAGTCCACCGCGCCGGGGGTCACGCCCTCGAACAGAACGACGTTGATCTCGGGATCGGCGTCGATGAATTCCTGGGCGAAGGTGGCGAAGCCCTTGCCGTAGTCGCCCTTGTCATGGATCACGGCGATGTTCTTCAGGCCGAGGCTCTTGGCGAAGTTCACGCCGAGCAGGGCCTGGGCGTCGTCCGAAGCGATGGTGCGGAAGAAGTTGGGGTAGTCGCCGCTCTGGGTCAGGGGCGGGTTGGTGGCGGAAGGCGACATGCAGACGATCTTGGATTCCTTGTAGATCGGCAGCGCGGCCTTGGTGGCGCCGGAGCAGATGTGGCCGAGCACCACGGTCACGTTCTCGGAAAGCAGCTTGGTAGCCGCGTTGGTGGCTTTCTCAGGCTTGCACTCGTCGTCCTGGGGCACGACCTTGACCTGCATGCCCAGCACGCCGCCTTCGGCGTTGATCTTCTCGGCCACCAGCTCGGCGGCGTTGACGGACGGCAGGCCGTAGGAGGCCAGGTCGCCGGAATGGGCGCCGGCAACCCCGAGGACGATCTCGCCCTTGGGGGCTTCAGCGGCCGGAGCGGCCTTTTCCTCAGCGGGGGCGGAAGCGGTCTCTTCCTTTTTCTCGCCGCCGCAGCCGACGGCCAGCATGGTCACCATGACCAGCGCAAGCACGTTCAGAATCCATTTAGCTTTCATCATGTCCCTCCTGACGGTATTCAGGCGCTAATAAGTGAACGACACGGACCAATTCGATACAGACGAATCCATCGTCCAACCCCGACGAAACAAGGCTCGCCGCGAGGTTGGGAAGTTGGCTAATCTAGTTACAATCCTCTCTTGTTGTCAACCGAGCAGCGCTTCGGGCGTCGGCTTCTAGCCGTCTTCCAAAGCCTTCTTGGCCTGCTCCCGCAGGTCTTCGAAATCATGCTTTCCCTCGGCCACTTTGCGCAGGTGCTCCTCGGCCTTTTCCGGTTGGTTGAGCCGGTACTTGTAGAGCACTCCCAGATTGTAATGCGCGAACATCTCGTCCGGCTCGGCCTTGAGGATGATTTCCAGCGCCTCGGCGGCCTTGTCGTAACGGTCCAGCTCGTACCAGCGCCCGGCGATGTCCATAAGCGCGAGCTTGTCCGTGCCGGCCACGGCTTCGGCGCGATCAAGAAAACCGGCTGCCGCGTCCTTGTCCCCGCGCATGGTCCGGATGCTGGCCAGTTGCAGCAGCGCCTCCAAATCCTTGGGATTCTCTTCCAGACGCTTCTCCAGGCCCGCGATCATGGCGCGAACGCCTTCCATGTCCATGCCCGCCAATCCTCCCATGCCTTCGGGAGCGCCGCCGGAAGGCGCGCCGCCGGAGGGAGCCTCCGCCGTCTGCTGGCGCATGGCCTTCTGAAGGCCCGGATTTTCCCAGCGGTAGAGCATGGAGGAAAAGAACATGGCCGCCAGCCCCAGCACGCCCGCCAAAATGACGACCTTGCGGCCGAGGGGGAACGAAGCACCTTTATCTTTATTCATGGCTTAAAAGCTCCAATTGTCTTGCCCGACGGGCCAGTCGCGCTGCGCGCGCGGCGAGAAAAATCCCATACGCCGCCAGTCCGCCCCAGACCGCGATGTTCGCCAGGATGATGTACGTGGTTGCGCTCATGCGCCCTCTCCTTCCGAGTTCAGCCGTTCGGCCAGCCGCGCGTCCAGTTCCTTCTCGCGGGTGCGCTGGCTCCGGCGCGTCAGCAGCAGCAGCAGCCAGACCAGCCCGAACGCGCCCAGGCCCACGAAAACCGTGTGCCACATTTCCGCCGTCATGCCGGAAGCCTTGCGCGCCGTCTCCGCCGGGTGCACCCCGCCCCAGAGCCTGGTGGCGAAGAAGACCAGCGGAACGTCCAGAAACGCGGCCACGCCGAGCACGGCGGCCACGACCTTGCGCCGCTCCCCGCCCATGGGCGAGGCGCGCAGCACCAGATAACCGGCATAGACGTACCACATGATCAGGGTGGTGGTCAGCTTGGGATCCCAAAGCCACCAATGGCCCCATTCCGCGCGTGCCCAGATGGAGCCGCTGACCAGGGCCAGGCCCGAAAAAAGCACGCCGATCTCGGCCGCGGCCCCGGCGAGGTCGTCGAGAACCTCGCTGCGTTTCCAGAGATAGCCGATGCTGGCGACGAAAACCGTGAAAAAGCTGATCAGCGCCCACCAGCCCAGGGGAAGGTGGAGATAGAAGATCTTCTGCACCGGGCCGGACTGGGCCAGAGGCGCATATTTCCAGATGAACCACTGGTGCGCCGCCAGCGCGAGCACAATGGGCAAAGCCAGAATCCGGGTTGCGGTCATTCCGGTTCTCCTTGAAGGATGGCTACTCCTCCCCCCCATAGACAAAGGGGAAGAGCAGAAGCGCGGCTCCCGCGTACAGCGCGTCGAACGCGCCCAGGAGTCCGAGCCAGGATTGCACGTCCTCTCCGCCTGCTCCCGAAAGGACCACGGCGAACAGGGTGATGCCCGCAAGCAGGGCGGGCACCAGCAGGGGAAACACGATCACGGAAAGCAGGGATTCGCGGGCGGCCTGCCCCTGGGCCAGCGCGCCGAGCAGCGCGCCCACGACCACGAGGCCGAGGTCCGCGGCGGCCCAGGCCGCGGGCAAAAGCCAGAGCGGCCCGCGCAGGTTCTGGCCGAGAAAGACGATCATGGCAGGAAAGAACACCAGCTGCGAAACCAGCAGCAGAATGAATCCGGCCACGGCCTTGCCCAGCCAGACGGAATGCCGGGGCACGGGCGAGGACAAGAGGCCGAGCCGCGCGCCTTCGGCCTCCTCCAGGCTGAAGAGCCCGTTGAAGACGAGCACGAGCCCGAAGGCCGACGCCAGCCAGAACACGGCGGCCGCCGCCTGCGGGGGAACGCCCTGCCCTTCCGGATAGGCCAGGCTGAAAAGGAAGATCAGCAGCAATCCGAGGAGCACGGACTGGATCAGCCCCTGCCCGCCGGACACCGAAAGCCGGAGATCCTTGGCTGCGATGACGCCGGCGCGCTTCAGCATACCGCCTCCGGCTCGTAGTCGCGCGCCGGGCCGTACCAGCGCACGGTGTTGCCGCCCAGGGCCAGGATCGTGTCCGCCAGCAGCCGATCCTCGTGCACGTGGTGGCTGATCCAGACCACGGCGGTCCCGGCCTCGCGCAGTCCCGCGATCTCGCGGCGCAAAAGCGCCAGGGAGGCCGCGTCCAGCCCGGTGCCGGGCTCGTCCAGGAAGAGCAGCGCGGGTTCCACGAGAAAGACGCGCGCGAGGTTCAGCCGCTGGGACATGCCCCGCGAAAACGACCCGGCGCGCTCCTCGGCCACGCGGGCGAGGCCCACGCGGTCAAGCATGGCCATGAGCCGTTCCCGCTCGGCGGACATTCCGTACATTCTGGCCCAGAATCCGAGATTCTGGAGCGCTGTCAGGGCCGGATAGATGAAGGTGGCGTGGCCGAGGTAGGCGACGCGTTCCGCCGGAGCGCCGCATTCCACGCGCCCGGCCGTGAGCGGCGCCAGCCCGGCCATGGCCTTGAGCAGCGTGGTCTTGCCCGCGCCGTTTGGCCCGGCCACGAGCAGAACCTCCCCGGCCGCGACCTCGCAGTTCACGTCC encodes:
- a CDS encoding branched-chain amino acid ABC transporter substrate-binding protein yields the protein MKAKWILNVLALVMVTMLAVGCGGEKKEETASAPAEEKAAPAAEAPKGEIVLGVAGAHSGDLASYGLPSVNAAELVAEKINAEGGVLGMQVKVVPQDDECKPEKATNAATKLLSENVTVVLGHICSGATKAALPIYKESKIVCMSPSATNPPLTQSGDYPNFFRTIASDDAQALLGVNFAKSLGLKNIAVIHDKGDYGKGFATFAQEFIDADPEINVVLFEGVTPGAVDYSAVVQKIKNSGADGVIFGGYHPEASKIVSQMRKKDLTIPFISDDGVKDDTFIKVAGDYAEGVYASGPMDISANPLYQVALDAHKAKYGTEPGAFYYEAYSAALALLNAIEKAGSTDYDAIVNALHTEYVETPVGKIKFDAKGDAEGVGFSMYQVQNGKYVELK
- a CDS encoding tetratricopeptide repeat protein yields the protein MNKDKGASFPLGRKVVILAGVLGLAAMFFSSMLYRWENPGLQKAMRQQTAEAPSGGAPSGGAPEGMGGLAGMDMEGVRAMIAGLEKRLEENPKDLEALLQLASIRTMRGDKDAAAGFLDRAEAVAGTDKLALMDIAGRWYELDRYDKAAEALEIILKAEPDEMFAHYNLGVLYKYRLNQPEKAEEHLRKVAEGKHDFEDLREQAKKALEDG
- a CDS encoding CcmD family protein encodes the protein MSATTYIILANIAVWGGLAAYGIFLAARAARLARRARQLELLSHE
- a CDS encoding cytochrome c biogenesis protein; this encodes MTATRILALPIVLALAAHQWFIWKYAPLAQSGPVQKIFYLHLPLGWWALISFFTVFVASIGYLWKRSEVLDDLAGAAAEIGVLFSGLALVSGSIWARAEWGHWWLWDPKLTTTLIMWYVYAGYLVLRASPMGGERRKVVAAVLGVAAFLDVPLVFFATRLWGGVHPAETARKASGMTAEMWHTVFVGLGAFGLVWLLLLLTRRSQRTREKELDARLAERLNSEGEGA
- a CDS encoding heme exporter protein CcmB, yielding MLKRAGVIAAKDLRLSVSGGQGLIQSVLLGLLLIFLFSLAYPEGQGVPPQAAAAVFWLASAFGLVLVFNGLFSLEEAEGARLGLLSSPVPRHSVWLGKAVAGFILLLVSQLVFFPAMIVFLGQNLRGPLWLLPAAWAAADLGLVVVGALLGALAQGQAARESLLSVIVFPLLVPALLAGITLFAVVLSGAGGEDVQSWLGLLGAFDALYAGAALLLFPFVYGGEE
- a CDS encoding ABC transporter ATP-binding protein: MSTAPLLRIKGAAKFFGAKLIFRDVNCEVAAGEVLLVAGPNGAGKTTLLKAMAGLAPLTAGRVECGAPAERVAYLGHATFIYPALTALQNLGFWARMYGMSAERERLMAMLDRVGLARVAEERAGSFSRGMSQRLNLARVFLVEPALLFLDEPGTGLDAASLALLRREIAGLREAGTAVVWISHHVHEDRLLADTILALGGNTVRWYGPARDYEPEAVC